In Halotia branconii CENA392, the genomic stretch TTTACTAACTCGTTTACCATTTCCAACTGTTTTGGTGAGTATATCCCATAACTTAGTTGCTACACCCCGTTGTAAGTAATTGACACTATAGGGTGAATTTTCTGCTATTTCTACAAACTCATGGTTATGCCACGATCCTCTCATAACAAGTATCTCTGGCTCAGATAAGTACTTGCCTCTTTGGGCTAGTACTAAGTCATTGACCACAATTAAAGCTTCATCAAAAGTTGGCGTTACAGAGGAGTGTCTTTGTGGCAAAAAATCTTGTCTCTTTGAGGCAAAGGAGGAAGGGACTAGTAAATTGAATATCTGGACGGGGCTAGAATCCATAGCTATACTTATTTTTGTTGTTCCAGGAAGCAACCTTACGCGCTTTTCATCAAATAAGTTTGTCTTGGTGGCGTGTCGTATCAGACTTAATCATACTTGATTTATCTGCTCAGTAGCTGTTTGTTTCCAAAAATAATACCTCAAGTCATCAATCATGTAAATAAAACGACAAAGGAAAGTAAGTTGGCATAATAAACGCAGCTAGCACTTTGATTAGCCCTCTTATGTCAGACTGAGAAAAGCCAATCCTTGAAAGCCTTTCGGAGATTTATTTTTCAGCTTTTGGCTAAAAATTTTAGTTTCTATTAGAAAAGAAATGCTCAAAGTTTGATTAGATAAAGGCTCTAATGTTTCGCTACGATTATTGTTTTCCGGAAGTGACAGAACAGGGTTAGCTTTTAAGAAAGGTTTATCCACTAAAGGTTGCAAATTATACTTTATGTTTGAAGAGAAATACTCGAAGCTTTGAATTTTCACTTATTATCATCACTAATAGTAAAAAGGGGGTATATTTTGGTAAGTAGCTTATTTATGGCTATCTTCCTACAAATGTGAGCTACTGTATTAATCCCCTATGCGAGCAACGTCAAAATCCTAATGACATTGAAAAATGTCTTTTTTGTGGTACTTCGCTACTGATTAATAAACGCATTCGGTTGATTAAGCCATTAAGAGATCTGAATGAAAATCCATTCAGTTATACTGAAGTTTTTGAAGTGGACGACGCTGGTACTCAATGGAATCCAGTCCGCAAGCAGCGAGTTATGAAAGTTCTGAAGTTGAACTCGCCAAAGCTGGTTGAGTTAATTGAGAGGGAATCTATTAGTCTACGGCTAATTAATCATCCAAATATTCCTAAAAGTACCTTAGATGACTTTTTTACTTTTGTTCCTAATAATAGTTCTTTGACCTTGCATTGCTTGGTTATGGATGAAATGAAGGGACAGAATTTAGAACAATGGATAGAATCTAATGGGCGTATTTCGCAGTCTCAGGCATTAGAATGGCTAAACCAATTACTTGAAATTCTTGCCACAGTACACCGTGCTAATTTTTTTCACAGAGATATAAAACCTTCTAATATAATTCTTCAGTCAAGCGGTCAATTAGCATTGGTAGATTTTGGTGTAGCACGGCGAGTGACTAACACTTATTTAGCCAAAATAAGCGGAAGTGGTGGAGACAGCACGTCTAGAGGAGGAAAGTATGAAATTACATCTGTTGGCACACCTCGCTACTGTCCACCAGAACAAACTGATGGACAAGCAGTACCTCAATCAGATTTTTATGCTTTAGGTAGAACTTTTGTAAATCTGACTACTGGTGTTTCTCTATTTAACCTCCCCACAGATAAAAAAACAGGAAACTTGATTTGGAGAGATAAAGCCCCACAGATTGAGAAACCTGTTGCTGATTTGATTGATCAATTAATGGCTCTTTTACCAGGACAACGTCCGCAAAGTACTGAAGTAATTTTGCGGCGATTAGAAAAACTGCCTGAGCAAATAAAAAATTATAGATTAGCTAAATCTAAAGTAGTTAAATATAGCAAATATGCGTTAATGAGTTTAGTACTTATTGGGGGTGTCTTTATTTCTATACCATTAGTAACTAATTATCTAGTAACTCAAGGACGAAAGTTAGAGGCAGCAAATAATTCTCATGGGGCGCAAGAAACTTTTGAGTGGGCTATTAGAATTAATCCTCAACTTAAACCAGATATTGCAGAGTTTTACTTTGAAAAGGCTTCTCGAAATATAAATAATCATCAAATAGCTAGAAAATATTATGAGCGAGCAATTAAGTACAATGCAAAAGATGCCGCTGCATATAGCAATTTAGCGCTAGTTTGTCAAAGATTAGGAGACTCAAAGTGCGTAATCGAGAACTATGAGAAAGCTTTTCAGCTTAGACCTAATAGTTGGGAATCACGTTACGGATTAGGAAACTTTTATGAAGATCAGCAAAAGTACGATTTAGCCGAGAAAGAATATCAATTAGCTATCAAAAAGAGTGACGAAGCAGTGCTTGCTGTGGTCGCGCTATCAAGGTTGAAAAATAAAAATAACGAACATGAGGCAGCAGTTACTCTAGCTTTCCAAGGATTGAAAAACACTAAAGATCCTGATCTCCAAGCGGCCTTGTATAAAGATTTAGGCTGGGCAAGATTAAAGCAGAATAAGTTAAGCGAGGCTAAGGAATATTTAGAAAAGGCAATTCAATTAGATGGAAGAACAGATGCTTTTTGCTTGCTGTCTCAAGTTGAAGAAGCTTTAGGTGAAGCTGACACTGCTAGAATTTATATAGAAGGGTGTATGTTAGCTAAATCCACTTTACCGGAGGTTTTCATCTGGAGACAAGAGTTGTTAGACCGCATACTTAAAAAATAGCATTTCCTAAATAAATTTAATAGATATTTGTTATCAATAAAAATTTATATATATAGCGATGTACTTACTGAATTTATGTGATAATAGCCCTGAACAAGCGGGTTATTTATAATTGAAGCAGTGAAAAATAGTACAAAATTTTTAGTAACGCTCTGTTTTAGTTTTCTACTCATAAAAGATACAGTATTACTGGCAGGTGTACCGTTAGTAAGAAATAAAAGGAATCTGGTTCGTTGCGAGCCAAGTGGAAGAATAATGTCTCCGGGTGATAAGCGCTTTGAAGTAGGAAGTTTGATTTGTGATGGAGAAAAGTTAGAAGTTTTGAATGGTGGTAGTATTAAATTTTTATGTTTTAGTACAGGAGAAGTTGTAGGTTTGTCAAGTGGAGTTCTTGCTTCAGATAAATGTGCAAAACCTAGTTCATCTGACTCTGCTTGCCGTATAGATAGCAGAAACTTCTGTCAAGGAACTCGGAAGGGAGGGGAAGCAGGGAATAATGAGCCGACAATTATTTATCCTTATCATATTCCAACATTAAAACCACGTCCTGAAGTCGCTTGGCTTCCTGTTGCGGGTGCTACTTCTTATGAAGTGAGGTTTGAATGTCATGAGTTTGCTTGGGAAAGAGTTGTAAATCAAACGAGATTGGCTTACCCTTTGGAAGAAAAAGCTCTAGTATCTGGACAAACATGTCGAATTATTGTTTTCGCTTACAAAAATGACAATGTTACGAGTGCAGATCAGTCAGTAGTCTATTTGTTGCCAGAGGATGAGGCTAAACGAATTAAAGATGTGGTAGAGCAAATCAATCAACTAAAACTTTCTCCAGATGAAACTGCTCTTGACTTGGATGCTGTATTTATTTCAAGAAACCTTTTTGATGAAACACTTAAAGAGCTAAATAATGTAGTTGCATCAGGCACTAAGAATCCAACTATCTATAGAGTACTTGGCGATCGCTATTTTCAGGCTGGTGTGCCAGATAAAGCGAAGCGCCAATACTTGATAGCACTTCAGTTTTTGAAAACCAATAGAAACCCAACTGAGTTAAGAAAAGTGCAAGAGGGATTGAAAATCGTAGACTATTACAACCAGCTTCCTACCAGCAGATAAGGGGCCCAATGATAAGGGTTATTGTACTCAGGAATCGCCGTCAAAGCGATTTGTGCAAGTCTTAGAGCTTCTGACTTAGGAACACCTTTTTTAATATTTTTATAAAATTCATCCATTAGAATAACGCTAGATTTAGAATCTACGAGCCACAGAGTAGCTATTATACTCCTTGCACCCGCTTGTGCGGCTACACCAGCAATTCCTAATGCTGACATTTTATTGCCTTTAGCTGTTTGGCAAGCACTTAACACTAAAAGTTCGATTGCATTTTGATGGATTTGAGCTTGATTTTTTAGCAAAGTGCCAAACTGATTAACATTAACTAACTGATCCCAAGTTAAAAATCCCGTTCTTCTAGGGATAGAACTAAATTGAGCATGTGTTGTTAAGTGAAGAATATCAAAGTCTTCTTTGCTTAGTTCTTGAATAAAACGTTTAGTATTAAATTCTTTATTGAGCAAGCCTACAGAAGAATTAGCTTGTTTTATTACCTCAGCTATTTCAATTTCGACATCAGGGAGAGGTTGTAGTCCTTGAGTTGCATTAGGATCATAGAAGCTAGGTGCGAATGTAGAAATTCCACCAGTTAAAATATTTAAATTTTCTTGAGATAAAGCTTTAGGTTGGCGAACTCTAGAACCCAAAGTTTCTGAGGAGCTATATTGCTTAAACAAATAATCTGTTCCATTATGAAGTATACCCATTGGTAAACTTTGAAAAGATTTGTCCAAAACAAATACTAAAGTTCCATTAGAAGGTAGAGATTTATTGAAAGGTTCAATAAGTTGTTTGTAAAGTGCTTGAGAGTGTGGAATAATAAGACTTTCGCTATTAGAAACAAGGTCATTATTTTGCAAAATATTAAGTAAGGCATTGACATGATTTTTGACTACTTTGGAGTCGGCAGAATGATAATGAATAGAAGAATCCGGAAACTGAGCAAATACTTGTATAGTGTCATCTAGGTCAATAATGTGAATAATTGCTGATGCACTAGCGAGATTGTCAATTTTATCTAAAGCCACAAGATCAAGCTTGCCACACTTCAGATAATCCTCCAACTGTGCTACTTGAAGTTGTTGGTTAGTTTTTATAACTTGACGCTCGAAATTAGGATATTTTTGCGTTATCAGCAGTCGCATATAATTACGATACACAGGCTCTACTTTTTCGTAAAAGAAAAACTGTGTGTCTAGATTGCTAGATAAGAGGTTATCACTAATTTGTGCAATGCTTTCAATAGTTGCTCTATAAGCTTGAATCGCTGCTTCAGTTTTACCTTGTTTTTGGTACAAATCCGCTAACTGCTGCTGCCATTCATAGGCGATATCGTAAGCATGAACTGACTGAGCTAAACTTAGAGCTTTTTCAAAATATGTTTGCGATTTTCCGGAATTTAATTTACCTAAAGTTCCCAAGCTTTCAGATTCTAAGCGTTCACTGTTAATGTTTTTAGCTGTTTCCAAGGCAGATGTAGCATACTGAACAGCTACTGACTGCAACAATTTTTCTTGAATCTTACTTAAATTATTAGCAAAATTTAGTTTAGCTTGGATAGACTGCTCATCCGACAATTGAGAAAAGGCTGAAGGATTTTGTAATATGAGCTTGATTAAAGGTTGAATCTGTTGACTTATTTTTGTATATGTATCTATGAGTTGAGGTTTATCTGTTAGCCACTCATCAAAGTCTAGTAATAAGTTTAAACGGTTCAGTTGAGCTTGTAGTTTGACTACAGGAGTGTTTGCCTTGCTTTCTAAAAATTGATAGATATCAAGTGACTCTCGTGCTTTTTGAGGAATAAGATTTACAATCGTTTCTCTAAAAATCGGTTCCTCTATCCACTTATATTCATTGCGTGAGCGTTGATAGATAGACTGTTTTGTATTACCTAATAACAGCAAAATATCGCTAACGTTTTCTAATGATGTCTGCTGAGATAGTAATAAAGTTTCTTCCAAAACTAATTTAGATTCATCTAACTTATCAATTAAGCGTAAGACTTGCCCTAAACTCTGTAGTGCCAATAAATTTATTGGTGTTAATTTTAGCTGATGAATTGCTGTTGTAAATTGTGAACTTTTATCATTGGTAGGTTCTGACGGTATCGGGTCACAGATCCAATCATTCAAGCTTAGAGCTTCTACAATTGTTTTACAAGCTTCAGAGTATAAGCCTAGTTTTTGCAAGGCGAAATTTTGATTAATTAAACTCCCGCTAACACCTTCGACATCTTTAATTTGGTGGTAAATTTTTGTAGCTTGTTGCCAACTATCAAGAGCCTGTGCTGGCTGACCTTGATTTAATTGCTTTTTACCTATTTGAGTCAATAGTTCAGCCTGTTGTAAGCGTGTCTCTTTTTTGGCGGACTGAGCCAGCAGCAGAGATGATTGAGTTAGGATGATTGACAAAGATAGAATGCCTAAAAAAACATATTTTAGACAATACTTCCATTTAATCATTGCTTATTCTGTTTTCATTGATGGGAATACTTCTGTTACAGAGCCGACCGATGAACACGTTCTGGCAGATAAAAAGCTATTAGGTGTAACTTGATCAGGGATTGTTACAACTAACTCAATGTTTCCCCTACTATTAGCTACCAAACCTTGAGCTTCTATAATTTTCGTAGACTCTTTAACTGTTGACGGCGGTAATTTAGCTGAAGGTTCAGTGGAATTAACTAAAATAGAATCCCTATGCCAGATAGGTTGAGGATCTAAGTGATCATCGAAGTTAGGCGGTGGGGTGTTGCTAGCCACAGTTAACATATTTTTCCCTATACCTGACTGTGCAGTACAACCCGATGCCATAGCAGGAGTTTCTGCAACAATTGCTGGCGCTGCTTTAATATCAGTAGGATTAACGTGAAAGTCGTTGATCTTAACTGTGCCATCAATTCCCAACTGTGAGCTTGCGGTAATAATGCTACCGGGAGAGAAAAAGAATCCACGAGTATTTATCTGAATATTACCGCCACGCCCCTCAAACGCATTGGCAGCAATACTGCTGTTTCCTGAGCCGACTAGGAATCTTGTGTTGATGTTGATATTACCGCCGTTACCACTATTACCAGCAGTTGCGTTGATGGAACTGCCTCGACGCAATTGTAAATATTGGGAATTCAATGAAATATTGCCGCCTTCGCCAAAAATAGTTGCCGCGGTAATTAAGCTTTCCTTATCCAAGGAGATATATTTGCTATTAATTTCAAGAGTTCCGCCCTCATTTTTGCCAAGATTTCTAACACTGATAATGCCATTAGTCAGCCGTAATTGATTAGTATTAATTCTTACCTTTCCTGTATCTCCGCTTGGATTTGGAGGAGATGAAAGTTGTTGTTGAGTGGATGCATTTGCCACAATGACAGCCGAGCTGATACTAGCGCCACTTTTTACCTCTATATCAAAAGCGTTAATGTCAACAAAACCAGCGGAGCCAGAGCCTGTAGTAGAAGTATTAATTGTTGCTTGTTCCCCTACTATTAATTTTGGGGTGCTGATTGCCAAATTTCCGGAATTTCCCTGTCCAAAAGCAACAGAAGATAAAAGGCTGTTTGCATTTCGCCCTAAAAGAATTAAATCAATTAACTCAGCGGAATTAGTTAATTTTATAGAACCAGTTGCATTTACAGTTACATTTCCTGCATCGCTGGCTTCACGGGCTATAGATGTTATCTGTCCCCCATCACGGGCATCTAATTGCCCTGTTGATACAGCAATGTTTCCTGCTTTTCCAGAAGTTAAGCTACTAGTAACGATGCTACTAATAAGAAAAGGATTAAAAGGTGAAAAACCAAGCAATTGCACACTATCTAAGGCATTTACAGTTACATTACCTCCATTAGCATTACTATAATTTCTATTAGTTATAGCTCCTCCTTCTTGAAGAAGTAACCGCTTACTGAAAACTTCTATATTTCCTCCATCTCCAGACCCTAGTGATTCAGTCCGTATAAGGCTAATAAATCTTCCGTCTGGAGAGGCTCCACTTAATTGTAACGACTCGGAAGCGTTGATTTTAATATCTCCCCAAGGTTGCGAACCTGAACTCTGATTTAAAACCACTGAGCCATCACTTAAAGAGATAAGCTTTCCTTGAATGGCGATAGAACCACCTATACTGCCACTGCTATCTACTAAAGCTTGCTGGGATACCTGAATGTCCTTAAAAGAAGAGGTTCCTTCGTAGCCTAATACCCATTTTTCACCATTTGGATTGAG encodes the following:
- a CDS encoding serine/threonine-protein kinase produces the protein MSYCINPLCEQRQNPNDIEKCLFCGTSLLINKRIRLIKPLRDLNENPFSYTEVFEVDDAGTQWNPVRKQRVMKVLKLNSPKLVELIERESISLRLINHPNIPKSTLDDFFTFVPNNSSLTLHCLVMDEMKGQNLEQWIESNGRISQSQALEWLNQLLEILATVHRANFFHRDIKPSNIILQSSGQLALVDFGVARRVTNTYLAKISGSGGDSTSRGGKYEITSVGTPRYCPPEQTDGQAVPQSDFYALGRTFVNLTTGVSLFNLPTDKKTGNLIWRDKAPQIEKPVADLIDQLMALLPGQRPQSTEVILRRLEKLPEQIKNYRLAKSKVVKYSKYALMSLVLIGGVFISIPLVTNYLVTQGRKLEAANNSHGAQETFEWAIRINPQLKPDIAEFYFEKASRNINNHQIARKYYERAIKYNAKDAAAYSNLALVCQRLGDSKCVIENYEKAFQLRPNSWESRYGLGNFYEDQQKYDLAEKEYQLAIKKSDEAVLAVVALSRLKNKNNEHEAAVTLAFQGLKNTKDPDLQAALYKDLGWARLKQNKLSEAKEYLEKAIQLDGRTDAFCLLSQVEEALGEADTARIYIEGCMLAKSTLPEVFIWRQELLDRILKK
- a CDS encoding tetratricopeptide repeat protein, with amino-acid sequence MKNSTKFLVTLCFSFLLIKDTVLLAGVPLVRNKRNLVRCEPSGRIMSPGDKRFEVGSLICDGEKLEVLNGGSIKFLCFSTGEVVGLSSGVLASDKCAKPSSSDSACRIDSRNFCQGTRKGGEAGNNEPTIIYPYHIPTLKPRPEVAWLPVAGATSYEVRFECHEFAWERVVNQTRLAYPLEEKALVSGQTCRIIVFAYKNDNVTSADQSVVYLLPEDEAKRIKDVVEQINQLKLSPDETALDLDAVFISRNLFDETLKELNNVVASGTKNPTIYRVLGDRYFQAGVPDKAKRQYLIALQFLKTNRNPTELRKVQEGLKIVDYYNQLPTSR
- a CDS encoding CHAT domain-containing protein translates to MIKWKYCLKYVFLGILSLSIILTQSSLLLAQSAKKETRLQQAELLTQIGKKQLNQGQPAQALDSWQQATKIYHQIKDVEGVSGSLINQNFALQKLGLYSEACKTIVEALSLNDWICDPIPSEPTNDKSSQFTTAIHQLKLTPINLLALQSLGQVLRLIDKLDESKLVLEETLLLSQQTSLENVSDILLLLGNTKQSIYQRSRNEYKWIEEPIFRETIVNLIPQKARESLDIYQFLESKANTPVVKLQAQLNRLNLLLDFDEWLTDKPQLIDTYTKISQQIQPLIKLILQNPSAFSQLSDEQSIQAKLNFANNLSKIQEKLLQSVAVQYATSALETAKNINSERLESESLGTLGKLNSGKSQTYFEKALSLAQSVHAYDIAYEWQQQLADLYQKQGKTEAAIQAYRATIESIAQISDNLLSSNLDTQFFFYEKVEPVYRNYMRLLITQKYPNFERQVIKTNQQLQVAQLEDYLKCGKLDLVALDKIDNLASASAIIHIIDLDDTIQVFAQFPDSSIHYHSADSKVVKNHVNALLNILQNNDLVSNSESLIIPHSQALYKQLIEPFNKSLPSNGTLVFVLDKSFQSLPMGILHNGTDYLFKQYSSSETLGSRVRQPKALSQENLNILTGGISTFAPSFYDPNATQGLQPLPDVEIEIAEVIKQANSSVGLLNKEFNTKRFIQELSKEDFDILHLTTHAQFSSIPRRTGFLTWDQLVNVNQFGTLLKNQAQIHQNAIELLVLSACQTAKGNKMSALGIAGVAAQAGARSIIATLWLVDSKSSVILMDEFYKNIKKGVPKSEALRLAQIALTAIPEYNNPYHWAPYLLVGSWL
- a CDS encoding filamentous hemagglutinin N-terminal domain-containing protein, with the protein product MLDYSSVIAEVIPDQSLPVNSTVTLQDHLKVIDGGTVQNNNLFHSFEQFSIPKGNTVLFNNSPGVQNIFSRVTGLSSSKIDGLIKANGTANLFLINPNGINFGQNARLDIGGSFFASTANTIKFADSLEFSAINSQAKPLLSVNMPIGLQYDNKSGDLQVQGTGQGLIAPSSANSPIIRNNDITGLRVEPGKTLALVGGNVILNGATLTAEQGRVEVGSVASGLVSLNPNGEKWVLGYEGTSSFKDIQVSQQALVDSSGSIGGSIAIQGKLISLSDGSVVLNQSSGSQPWGDIKINASESLQLSGASPDGRFISLIRTESLGSGDGGNIEVFSKRLLLQEGGAITNRNYSNANGGNVTVNALDSVQLLGFSPFNPFLISSIVTSSLTSGKAGNIAVSTGQLDARDGGQITSIAREASDAGNVTVNATGSIKLTNSAELIDLILLGRNANSLLSSVAFGQGNSGNLAISTPKLIVGEQATINTSTTGSGSAGFVDINAFDIEVKSGASISSAVIVANASTQQQLSSPPNPSGDTGKVRINTNQLRLTNGIISVRNLGKNEGGTLEINSKYISLDKESLITAATIFGEGGNISLNSQYLQLRRGSSINATAGNSGNGGNININTRFLVGSGNSSIAANAFEGRGGNIQINTRGFFFSPGSIITASSQLGIDGTVKINDFHVNPTDIKAAPAIVAETPAMASGCTAQSGIGKNMLTVASNTPPPNFDDHLDPQPIWHRDSILVNSTEPSAKLPPSTVKESTKIIEAQGLVANSRGNIELVVTIPDQVTPNSFLSARTCSSVGSVTEVFPSMKTE